One window from the genome of Cryptomeria japonica chromosome 6, Sugi_1.0, whole genome shotgun sequence encodes:
- the LOC131079745 gene encoding uncharacterized protein LOC131079745 encodes MKISGYKLMDKKQNRASVVWTPPKTRNFKINFDGASRGNPGKSGFGAIIRNEFGNLVGANYGPLGINTNNMAEMAGLLAGLEWCVARGIQDVEVEGDSQIILNGISKQTFENWKLEAVRPKIQRLCDRFNNLTLKHIYREGNLAVGWLANCGINFDGPIQLTEKEELPDGLVEILAADKVRFPKTGIG; translated from the coding sequence ATGAAAATTAGTGGATACAAGCTAATGGATAAGAAGCAGAACAGAGCCAGTGTAGTATGGACTCCTCCAAAGACAAGAAACttcaagattaattttgatggagctagTCGAGGTAATCCAGGAAAATCTGGATTTGGTGCCATTATAAGGAACGAATTTGGCAACCTTGTTGGGGCAAATTACGGTCCATTAGGAATCAATACAAACAACATGGCAGAAATGGCGGGGTTGTTAGCTGGGTTGGAGTGGTGTGTGGCCCGTGGCATCCAGGATGTTGAAGTTGAGGGAGACTCACAAATTATCTTGAATGGGATTTCAAAACAAACTTTTGAAAATTGGAAATTGGAGGCGGTTCGTCCCAAAATCCAAAGATTATGCGACAGATTTAATAATCTCACCCTTAAACACATCTATCGAGAGGGAAACTTGGCGGTGGGTTGGCTGGCTAACTGCGGTATCAACTTTGATGGCCCGATTCAGTTGACAGAAAAGGAGGAGCTACCGGATGGATTGGTAGAGATCCTTGCTGCAGACAAAGTCAGATTTCCTAAAACTGGAATCGGTTGA
- the LOC131079746 gene encoding uncharacterized protein LOC131079746, whose protein sequence is MAEILGRNIKSLVKMRLWKGALIHNSIDPISHSQFADDTIHFGEATEKEAIVIKMLLNDYEKGSGQSMNKEKSMIYFLNTNVRMQRKIGEIMCYPQGNFPLKYLGVQLDPGKHQNRMWEDVINKCQVKASSWKNKWLT, encoded by the coding sequence ATGGCTGAGATTTTGGGTAGAAATATCAAGAGTCTAGTAAAAATGAGATTGTGGAAAGGTGCACTCATTCACAATAGTATTGATCCTATCTCCCActcccaatttgctgatgatacaatTCATTTTGGGGAAGCCACTGAGAAGGAAGCTATAGTAATTAAGATGCTTTTGAATGATTATGAAAAAGGTTCAGGGCAGAGTATGAACAAGGAGAAATCAATGATATATTTCCTCAACACTAATGTGAGAATGCAGCGTAAAATTGGGGAAATCATGTGTTATCCACAGGGCAATTTTCCTCTGAAGTACTTAGGGGTTCAGTTAGATCCGGGTAAACATCAGAACAGAATGTGGGAGGATGTGATCAACAAATGTCAAGTAAAGGCCTCTTCTTGGAAGAACAAGTGGTTAACTTAG
- the LOC131079747 gene encoding uncharacterized protein LOC131079747, translating into MWDGVYQEVKGSMGGLAVLWNPDKVAVDLINKKDYWMHYKVRILQEDLEFSLINVYGPAKTEEKKRFWKEITDQIKMVESQKAIMVGDFNTILKNDEKFGGLRMNAQVMEDFRDFAADNNLFDVVPKSGKFTWTNRRANFCRISERLDRIFAGSFWLSDKFDLESIIHPITLSDHYSIQLNCTIPLIKVKGNFKFLSMWWRDPNFEENIEKWWKECSDIKGTPSHCFVQKLKYLKNKIKTWNVVSFKNIFAEKIRVEEELNRINNLVIEKGMTNEEFHAENSLKEKLAQILLREEMFWRDKSR; encoded by the coding sequence ATGTGGGATGGTGTTTATCAAGAGGTGAAAGGTTCCATGGGTGGATTGGCGGTTCTTTGGAATCCAGATAAAGTGGCAGTAGACTTGATCAATAAGAAAGATTATTGGATGCACTATAAAGTAAGAATATTACAGGAAGATTTGGAATTCTCCCTAATCAATGTTTATGGACCTGCAAAGACAGAAGAAAAGAAAAGGTTTTGGAAAGAAATTACAGATCAGATCAAAATGGTAGAGTCACAGAAAGCAATTATGGTGGGAGATTTCAATACAATActcaaaaatgatgaaaaatttggAGGTTTAAGAATGAATGCCCAAGTGATggaagatttcagagattttgcaGCAGACAATAACCTCTTTGATGTTGTCCCTAAATCTGGAAAATTTACTTGGACCAATAGGAGGGCAAATTTTTGCAGAATTTCTGAGAGATTGGACAGAATATTTGCAGGTTCATTTTGGTTAAGTGATAAGTTTGATTTGGAATCAATTATCCACCCCATAACACTTTCTGACCACTATTCGATTCAGTTAAATTGCACAATACCATTGATAAAGGTGAAAGGAAATTTTAAGTTTTTGAGTATGTGGTGGAGAGATCCAAACTTTGAAGAAAACATTGAAAAGTGGTGGAAAGAATGTTCAGACATTAAAGGCACTCCAAGTCATTGTTTTGTCCAAAAGTTGAAATACctcaaaaacaaaattaaaacatgGAATGTGGTATCCTTCAAGAACATTTTTGCAGAAAAAATCAGGGTGGAAGAGGAACTAAATAGGATCAATAACTTGGTGATCGAGAAGGGGATGACGAATGAAGAGTTCCATGCTGAGAATTCCCTTAAAGAAAAACTCGCACAAATTCTCCTGAGAGAAGAAATGTTTTGGAGGGACAAATCTAGATAA